In Erpetoichthys calabaricus chromosome 2, fErpCal1.3, whole genome shotgun sequence, a genomic segment contains:
- the LOC114646066 gene encoding protein S100-A11-like produces the protein MSKQCGGPGAGAGAGARDPTALEKCMQGIIEVFHKYADSDKDCQYLSNKEFKEMLKNELPSFIAAQKDPNVVDNLIRSLDDNNDNKVDFKEFLNLIAGLSFSCERMYAQKKMKK, from the exons GAGGTCCAGGTGCGGGTGCAGGTGCAGGTGCCAGAGATCCCACTGCACTGGAAAAATGCATGCAGGGTATAATTGAGGTCTTTCACAAGTATGCAGATTCGGATAAAGACTGTCAATACCTGAGCAACAAGGAGTTTAAAGAAATGCTGAAAAACGAGCTGCCATCTTTCATTGCG GCTCAGAAGGACCCAAATGTTGTGGACAATTTGATAAGAAGTCTGGATGATAACAATGACAACAAGGTGGACTTCAAGGAGTTTTTGAATCTGATTGCTGGGCTCTCCTTCTCGTGTGAGAGGATGTATGCacagaagaagatgaaaaagtgA